A portion of the Staphylococcus felis genome contains these proteins:
- the ilvD gene encoding dihydroxy-acid dehydratase, with product MRSDMIKKGDHQAPARSLLHATGQIKSPTDMNKPFIAICNSYIDIVPGHVHLRELGDIAKEAIREAGGIPFEFNTIGVDDGIAMGHIGMRYSLPSREIIADAAETVINAHWFDGVFYIPNCDKITPGMLLAAVRTNVPAIFCSGGPMKAGLSAQGKALTLSSMFEAVGAFKEGSMTKEEFLDMEQNACPTCGSCSGMFTANSMNCLMEILGLALPYNGTALAISDQRRDMIKQAAKRLVENVKNDIKPRDIITKEAIDDAFALDMAMGGSTNTVLHTLAIANEAGIDYDLSRINDIAKKTPYLSKIAPSSSYSMEDVHHAGGVPAIINELMKKEGVLHPDRITVTGQTLRENNQDQSILNDEVIRTLDNPYDQQGGLSILFGNIAPDGAVIKVGGVDPSIKTFTGEAICFDSHDEAVAAIDDHRVRAGHVVVIRYEGPKGGPGMPEMLAPTSSIVGRGLGKDVALITDGRFSGATRGIAVGHISPEAASGGPIGLIEDGDTITIDLTNRHLTLHVDQIILDERKNTLKPFKAKVKTGYLARYTSLVTSANTGGVMQVPEHLI from the coding sequence ATGAGAAGTGACATGATAAAAAAAGGAGATCATCAAGCACCAGCCAGAAGCTTATTACACGCGACTGGTCAAATTAAATCACCTACTGATATGAATAAGCCATTTATTGCGATATGCAATTCTTACATCGATATCGTCCCTGGACATGTCCATTTAAGAGAACTCGGAGACATTGCTAAAGAAGCAATCCGTGAAGCTGGCGGTATTCCATTTGAGTTTAATACGATTGGTGTCGATGATGGTATTGCGATGGGACACATTGGCATGCGTTACTCATTACCAAGTAGAGAAATTATTGCAGATGCTGCTGAAACAGTCATTAACGCTCACTGGTTTGACGGCGTATTTTACATTCCTAATTGTGACAAAATTACTCCTGGTATGTTGTTAGCAGCAGTTAGAACAAATGTCCCAGCAATCTTTTGCTCTGGAGGCCCTATGAAAGCTGGATTATCTGCTCAAGGCAAAGCCCTTACTTTATCATCTATGTTTGAAGCAGTCGGCGCCTTTAAAGAAGGTTCCATGACAAAAGAAGAGTTTCTAGATATGGAACAGAATGCTTGTCCAACTTGTGGCTCATGTTCAGGTATGTTTACTGCAAATTCTATGAACTGCCTAATGGAAATTTTAGGTTTAGCTTTACCGTACAATGGGACAGCATTAGCCATCAGCGATCAGCGACGAGATATGATTAAACAAGCAGCTAAACGATTAGTTGAAAATGTCAAAAATGATATTAAGCCTAGAGATATTATTACAAAAGAAGCGATTGATGATGCATTTGCTTTAGATATGGCTATGGGGGGCTCTACTAACACCGTGCTGCATACACTTGCTATTGCTAATGAAGCGGGTATCGACTATGACTTGTCAAGAATTAATGATATTGCTAAGAAAACACCTTATTTATCTAAAATTGCACCTAGTTCATCCTATTCTATGGAAGATGTTCACCATGCAGGCGGTGTTCCAGCAATCATTAACGAATTAATGAAAAAAGAAGGTGTTTTACATCCGGATCGCATCACAGTAACTGGCCAAACGCTACGAGAAAATAATCAAGATCAGTCAATTTTAAACGATGAAGTCATTCGAACACTTGATAATCCTTATGATCAACAAGGTGGTTTATCCATACTGTTTGGTAATATCGCTCCAGATGGCGCTGTCATTAAAGTGGGGGGTGTTGATCCATCTATCAAAACATTTACTGGTGAAGCCATTTGTTTCGACAGTCATGATGAAGCAGTTGCTGCAATTGATGATCACCGAGTCCGAGCGGGACATGTAGTTGTGATTCGTTACGAAGGTCCTAAAGGTGGCCCGGGTATGCCAGAGATGCTTGCCCCAACCTCTTCAATTGTAGGCCGTGGATTAGGAAAAGATGTTGCACTTATTACCGATGGCCGCTTCTCTGGTGCTACGCGTGGTATCGCTGTTGGTCATATTTCTCCAGAAGCTGCATCTGGCGGTCCCATCGGATTAATTGAGGATGGTGATACGATTACTATTGATTTAACAAATCGTCATTTAACATTACATGTCGACCAAATCATATTAGATGAACGTAAAAATACGCTCAAACCTTTTAAGGCCAAAGTCAAAACTGGATATTTAGCTCGATATACCTCTCTCGTTACAAGTGCAAATACCGGTGGCGTGATGCAAGTACCAGAACACTTAATCTAA
- the tsaD gene encoding tRNA (adenosine(37)-N6)-threonylcarbamoyltransferase complex transferase subunit TsaD, with translation MSKQTLILAIETSCDETSVSVVENGKHILSNSVLSQIESHKRFGGVVPEVASRHHVENMTIMIDNALQTAEKTMSDIDAIAVTQGPGLIGALLVGVNAAKALAFAHQKPLIPVHHIAGHVYANQLEQALKFPLIALIVSGGHTELVYMKDHLNFEVIGETRDDAVGEAYDKVARTIGLSYPGGPIIDQLAAEGEDLYAFPRVWLEPDSYDFSFSGLKSAVINKLHNLNQKGEEIDPKNVATSFQNSVVEVLVKKAMRACESYGVKQLIVAGGVASNKGLRKALEVETQKRHIELSIPQPKLCTDNAAMIGAAGYYIYQKGIFGDMTLNGKSSMDLEMYSV, from the coding sequence ATGAGTAAACAAACATTAATACTTGCGATTGAAACGAGTTGTGATGAAACAAGCGTAAGTGTAGTTGAAAATGGCAAGCATATTTTAAGTAACAGTGTGTTAAGTCAAATTGAAAGTCACAAACGTTTTGGCGGTGTTGTACCTGAAGTTGCAAGCCGTCATCATGTTGAAAATATGACCATTATGATCGACAATGCACTACAGACTGCTGAAAAGACAATGTCAGATATTGATGCCATTGCAGTCACACAAGGGCCGGGTCTTATTGGTGCTTTATTAGTAGGGGTCAATGCAGCAAAAGCATTAGCATTTGCTCATCAAAAACCATTAATTCCAGTACATCATATTGCAGGACATGTGTATGCAAACCAACTTGAACAAGCGTTGAAATTTCCATTAATAGCTTTAATTGTGTCAGGTGGTCATACTGAACTTGTATATATGAAGGATCATTTAAATTTTGAAGTGATTGGAGAAACACGTGATGATGCAGTAGGAGAAGCATATGATAAAGTCGCTCGTACTATTGGATTATCTTATCCTGGAGGGCCCATTATTGATCAGTTGGCAGCAGAAGGTGAAGACTTGTACGCATTTCCGAGAGTATGGCTAGAACCAGATAGCTATGACTTTAGTTTTAGTGGATTGAAAAGTGCAGTGATTAACAAATTGCATAATCTTAATCAAAAAGGTGAAGAAATCGATCCGAAAAATGTGGCCACAAGCTTTCAAAATAGTGTTGTGGAGGTATTGGTCAAAAAAGCGATGCGCGCTTGTGAATCATATGGTGTCAAACAGTTAATTGTTGCAGGCGGTGTCGCAAGTAACAAAGGGTTACGCAAAGCACTTGAAGTAGAGACACAAAAAAGACATATCGAACTTTCTATACCGCAACCGAAACTGTGTACGGATAATGCAGCCATGATAGGTGCAGCGGGTTACTATATTTATCAAAAAGGGATTTTTGGAGATATGACATTGAATGGAAAAAGTAGTATGGATCTTGAAATGTATTCAGTATGA
- the tsaE gene encoding tRNA (adenosine(37)-N6)-threonylcarbamoyltransferase complex ATPase subunit type 1 TsaE: MIKIKNLKDMQQFANHLVSFLKAKDVILLDGNLGAGKTTLSQFIGRELGVKRTINSPTFNIIKSYKGDSLNFHHMDCYRLEDSDEDLGFDEYFNDNAVTVIEWSQFIEPFLPEDFLKISIDVVNEDERMISLSAHGEHYLAVKEALDRV, from the coding sequence ATGATTAAGATAAAAAATTTAAAAGATATGCAACAATTTGCAAATCATCTTGTTTCGTTTTTAAAAGCTAAGGATGTCATATTATTAGATGGAAACTTAGGGGCTGGAAAAACGACATTATCACAATTTATCGGTCGTGAACTTGGTGTCAAAAGAACGATAAATTCTCCTACATTTAATATTATAAAATCTTATAAAGGGGACTCGTTAAACTTTCATCATATGGATTGTTATCGTTTAGAGGATTCGGACGAAGATTTAGGGTTTGATGAGTACTTTAATGATAATGCAGTGACTGTTATTGAATGGAGTCAATTTATCGAACCTTTTTTACCTGAAGACTTTTTAAAAATATCAATCGATGTTGTGAATGAAGATGAACGAATGATTAGTCTCAGTGCTCACGGAGAACACTATTTGGCAGTGAAGGAGGCATTAGATCGTGTATAG
- a CDS encoding redox-sensing transcriptional repressor Rex, which yields MAKEVNKIPRATLKRLPLYYRFVNTLKAKGEDRVNSKAISEGLNIDSATIRRDFSYFGELGKKGYGYNIDSLLEFFKSELSDADIIKIGVIGVGHLGKALISYNFSIHDDMTITEAFDIDPNIIGSQIGNVKVKSMEEIEEVIQKHCIEVMILTTPAAVAQEVTDHLVKSGIKGILNFTPKRVVTPNHVQVHQIDLGVELQSLLFFMKNYGKQQ from the coding sequence ATGGCGAAAGAGGTAAACAAAATTCCGAGAGCGACATTAAAACGTCTACCGCTATATTATCGTTTTGTTAACACTTTAAAAGCTAAAGGTGAAGATAGAGTCAACTCTAAAGCGATTAGTGAAGGGTTAAATATTGATTCTGCAACAATTCGACGTGATTTTTCGTATTTTGGTGAGTTAGGAAAAAAGGGGTATGGCTATAATATAGATAGTTTATTAGAATTTTTTAAATCTGAATTGAGCGATGCAGATATTATTAAAATCGGTGTCATTGGAGTAGGTCATTTAGGTAAGGCTTTAATTAGTTATAACTTCTCAATTCATGATGATATGACTATTACTGAGGCGTTTGATATTGATCCCAATATTATAGGGAGTCAAATCGGTAATGTCAAAGTTAAATCTATGGAAGAAATTGAAGAAGTTATTCAAAAACACTGTATTGAGGTAATGATACTTACAACACCAGCTGCCGTAGCTCAAGAAGTTACTGATCATTTAGTAAAATCAGGTATTAAAGGAATTCTTAATTTCACACCTAAACGCGTAGTGACACCTAATCATGTTCAGGTTCACCAAATTGATCTAGGTGTTGAATTACAATCATTATTATTCTTTATGAAAAATTATGGAAAGCAACAGTAA
- the tsaB gene encoding tRNA (adenosine(37)-N6)-threonylcarbamoyltransferase complex dimerization subunit type 1 TsaB, whose amino-acid sequence MYSLCIDTSNQPISVSLMKEGYVLNTHTSSIKRNHSVQLMPLIESLLKEANILPNALTDIIVAKGPGSYTGLRIGVTTAKTLAYTLNLNLYGVSSLKALAATTDETDCWIVPIIDARRHYVYAGIYQWQNGELIAIMEDQYVALETLLEKLNQASKVVLVGRDVLQFDDLSHFDKKLNLPQAEKMDALKGEPVTIHSFVPEYLKLSEAEQNWLNQQQSNSN is encoded by the coding sequence GTGTATAGTTTATGTATTGATACATCCAATCAACCGATATCTGTATCACTTATGAAAGAGGGTTACGTTTTAAACACACATACATCTTCTATTAAACGTAATCATTCTGTGCAATTAATGCCCCTTATCGAATCATTACTAAAAGAGGCTAACATTTTACCCAATGCGTTAACCGATATTATAGTAGCCAAAGGTCCAGGTTCGTACACAGGATTAAGAATTGGTGTCACAACAGCTAAAACATTAGCTTATACACTGAATTTGAATTTATATGGTGTCTCATCATTAAAAGCATTAGCAGCGACAACTGACGAAACAGATTGTTGGATTGTACCTATTATCGATGCACGACGTCACTATGTTTATGCTGGTATATATCAATGGCAAAACGGCGAATTAATTGCAATAATGGAAGATCAATATGTAGCATTGGAGACACTTTTAGAAAAATTGAATCAAGCTTCAAAAGTTGTACTAGTTGGAAGAGATGTACTTCAATTTGATGATTTGTCGCATTTTGACAAAAAATTGAATTTGCCACAAGCAGAAAAAATGGATGCGCTAAAAGGTGAGCCTGTTACAATTCATAGCTTTGTACCAGAGTATTTAAAATTATCGGAGGCTGAACAAAATTGGTTGAATCAGCAGCAATCCAACAGCAATTAA
- the rimI gene encoding ribosomal protein S18-alanine N-acetyltransferase, which yields MSVEDVPAVTDIERVSFMGSSWTIDAFYHEILENNFAHYFIMEYENKVIGYCGIWIVVDQAQITTIAIEPNYRGLGLGQLMLKYVMNFASAVATLMSLEVRVENHTAQHVYEKLGFEYGGRRKNYYGDGEDALVMWVNLNE from the coding sequence ATGAGTGTTGAAGATGTACCCGCTGTAACTGATATTGAACGTGTAAGTTTCATGGGGAGCTCTTGGACAATTGATGCGTTTTATCACGAAATACTTGAAAATAATTTTGCCCATTACTTTATTATGGAATATGAAAATAAAGTGATTGGGTACTGCGGTATATGGATTGTAGTAGATCAAGCGCAAATTACGACTATAGCGATTGAGCCGAATTATCGCGGACTAGGGTTAGGACAACTTATGTTAAAATACGTGATGAATTTTGCTAGTGCTGTTGCAACATTAATGAGTTTAGAAGTACGTGTAGAAAATCATACAGCACAGCATGTATATGAAAAGTTAGGGTTCGAATATGGTGGACGTCGAAAAAATTATTATGGTGATGGAGAGGATGCATTAGTAATGTGGGTGAATTTAAATGAGTAA
- a CDS encoding YeeE/YedE family protein, translating into MIWTIISGLIVGVLLGFVMQRTRFCLTGGFRDMYVQKNNKIFYALLIAITIQAIGIYGLNTAGVIHIDNGTFPIIGTIIGSFIFGVGIILAGGCATGTYYRAGEGLIGSWIALAMYGFLAAVSKYGILLPLKDQINSTTVTNADMASSTGIPGWIWLIVLISITLFVVVKTLRKPKSNIAIPKLKSRYTGIRHLLFEKRIHPFVAAIAIGLIALIAWPMSESTGRAGGLGITTPSANIVQFLTTGDVSVLDWGVFLVLGIFVGSYIAARGSREFKWRLPDKKTIRNSALGGACMGFGAAVAGGCSIGNGLVATAALSWQGWLALAFMILGTWFMSYFLFVKPLKAARVQSAQRSVSVS; encoded by the coding sequence TTGATTTGGACAATCATAAGTGGACTAATTGTAGGGGTGTTATTAGGTTTTGTAATGCAACGTACTCGTTTTTGTTTGACAGGCGGATTTAGAGATATGTACGTGCAAAAAAATAATAAAATATTTTACGCACTTTTAATTGCGATTACGATACAAGCTATTGGCATATACGGGCTTAACACTGCAGGCGTTATTCATATTGATAATGGAACATTTCCCATTATTGGTACGATAATCGGTTCTTTTATATTTGGTGTCGGTATAATACTAGCTGGTGGATGCGCTACTGGTACATACTACAGAGCTGGTGAAGGGCTAATTGGCAGTTGGATAGCATTAGCGATGTATGGTTTTTTGGCCGCGGTTTCCAAATATGGCATTTTATTGCCACTAAAAGATCAAATCAATAGTACGACTGTTACCAACGCTGATATGGCATCTTCAACTGGAATCCCCGGTTGGATATGGTTGATTGTACTTATTAGCATTACATTATTTGTCGTCGTTAAAACGCTTCGTAAGCCAAAATCAAACATTGCGATTCCAAAATTAAAGTCGCGTTATACAGGGATACGTCACCTTTTATTTGAAAAGCGTATACATCCATTCGTTGCTGCGATTGCGATTGGTCTCATTGCATTAATCGCATGGCCAATGAGCGAATCTACAGGTAGAGCGGGTGGATTAGGGATAACAACACCATCAGCGAATATTGTTCAATTTCTAACGACAGGAGATGTGTCGGTGTTAGATTGGGGTGTATTTCTAGTTTTAGGTATTTTTGTAGGATCATATATAGCAGCACGAGGATCACGCGAATTTAAATGGAGATTACCTGATAAAAAGACCATTCGTAACAGTGCGTTGGGTGGTGCATGTATGGGATTTGGTGCAGCAGTTGCAGGGGGATGTTCTATTGGTAATGGTCTTGTTGCAACGGCAGCTTTATCTTGGCAAGGCTGGTTAGCATTAGCCTTTATGATATTAGGAACATGGTTTATGAGTTACTTTTTATTTGTTAAACCATTAAAAGCAGCACGTGTGCAATCGGCTCAACGATCTGTAAGTGTATCATAA
- a CDS encoding ABC-F family ATP-binding cassette domain-containing protein, with product MILMQLNQISKSFDGETIFENVHFEIKTGERIGIVGRNGAGKSTLMKLIAGVEGYDEGHISKIKNLRLGYLTQQMTLDTQNTVYEEMSKPFVYHQSLADKMQVEVDWLSQHVDQHDTTAYREHLQRYENISNEFEKLGGYQVDSKIKTVLNGLNFSEKDYQRPVNDFSGGQKTRLSLAQMLLSEPDLLLLDEPTNHLDMETTQWLEDYLKFFKGAIVIISHDRYFLDKIVTQIYDVSLGEVKHYVGNYEKFIQQRDQYFQKRLAEYERQQAEIKRLENFVDKNITRASTSGMAKSRRKMLEKMERIEKPMLDARSADIKFDFQRNTGNDVFHIRQLEIGYDSPITSPINLEVTKGDHIAVIGPNGIGKSTFIKTLAQRLPILSGEIIPGANLKIGYYDQKQAEFSSNKTILDYVWDQYKHMPEKDVRAVLGRFLFTQDDTKKIIHDLSGGEKARLQLALLMLEENNVLILDEPTNHLDIDSKEMLEHALLNFEGTLIFVSHDRYFIQALANKIFDLDHNGGTAYLGHYQYYLDKLEEQHALVAHQQSQTPELKTHQSKATTPEHSDYQDQKAIRRDKRKIERQIEALEAEISQFEYQIEAIDQKMVDDTILNDYEQSQLLADERIEIEAQLDQILSNWEALQLKLADYET from the coding sequence ATGATATTAATGCAATTGAATCAAATCTCAAAATCCTTTGATGGCGAAACGATTTTTGAGAATGTTCATTTTGAAATTAAAACTGGAGAGCGTATCGGCATAGTAGGTCGTAACGGTGCGGGAAAATCAACACTAATGAAGCTGATTGCCGGTGTTGAAGGATACGACGAAGGACATATTTCAAAAATTAAAAATTTACGCCTCGGTTATTTGACACAACAAATGACTTTAGACACGCAAAATACCGTGTATGAAGAAATGTCAAAACCATTCGTGTATCATCAATCTTTAGCAGATAAGATGCAAGTCGAAGTTGATTGGTTAAGTCAACACGTTGATCAGCACGATACAACTGCGTATCGAGAACACCTCCAACGTTATGAAAATATCTCAAATGAATTTGAGAAGTTGGGCGGTTATCAAGTGGATAGTAAGATTAAAACTGTTTTAAATGGGCTTAACTTCTCTGAAAAAGACTACCAACGACCGGTGAATGACTTTAGCGGTGGACAAAAAACCCGATTGTCACTTGCTCAAATGTTATTAAGTGAACCTGATTTATTATTACTAGATGAGCCGACCAACCATTTAGATATGGAAACGACACAATGGCTTGAAGATTATTTGAAATTTTTCAAAGGGGCCATTGTCATTATCTCACATGATCGTTATTTTCTAGATAAAATAGTAACACAGATTTACGATGTCTCTCTTGGTGAAGTGAAGCATTATGTCGGTAACTACGAAAAGTTCATTCAACAACGTGATCAATACTTTCAAAAGCGCCTTGCAGAGTATGAACGTCAACAAGCTGAGATTAAGCGACTAGAAAATTTTGTCGACAAAAATATTACAAGAGCTTCTACAAGTGGAATGGCTAAAAGTAGACGCAAAATGTTAGAAAAAATGGAACGTATCGAAAAGCCTATGCTTGATGCAAGAAGTGCCGATATAAAGTTTGACTTTCAACGTAATACGGGAAATGATGTTTTCCATATCCGTCAGCTTGAGATTGGCTACGATTCCCCTATTACATCACCTATCAATTTAGAAGTCACTAAAGGGGATCACATCGCTGTAATTGGGCCCAATGGTATTGGTAAATCTACGTTTATTAAAACTTTAGCTCAACGCTTACCAATACTATCGGGCGAAATCATACCTGGCGCTAATTTGAAGATCGGCTATTATGATCAAAAGCAAGCTGAATTTTCTTCTAACAAAACGATTTTAGATTATGTCTGGGATCAATATAAACATATGCCTGAAAAAGATGTTCGAGCTGTGCTAGGTCGATTTTTGTTCACTCAAGACGATACAAAAAAAATTATTCACGACTTGTCTGGTGGCGAAAAGGCACGTCTACAACTTGCTTTATTGATGTTAGAAGAAAATAATGTACTGATTTTAGACGAGCCGACTAACCATCTTGATATCGATTCTAAAGAGATGCTTGAGCATGCGCTTTTAAATTTTGAAGGGACTCTTATTTTTGTTTCTCATGATCGCTATTTTATTCAAGCACTTGCCAATAAAATATTTGATTTAGATCATAATGGTGGCACTGCTTATTTAGGGCATTATCAGTATTACTTAGATAAATTAGAAGAGCAGCATGCACTTGTAGCACACCAACAATCCCAAACACCTGAATTGAAGACGCATCAATCCAAAGCAACAACACCCGAACACTCAGACTATCAAGATCAAAAAGCCATACGCCGAGATAAACGTAAAATTGAACGTCAAATCGAAGCATTAGAAGCTGAAATTTCACAATTTGAATATCAAATTGAAGCAATAGACCAAAAAATGGTCGATGATACTATTTTAAATGATTATGAACAATCACAATTATTAGCTGACGAGCGAATTGAAATCGAAGCCCAACTAGATCAAATCTTATCCAATTGGGAAGCATTACAATTAAAATTAGCTGATTACGAGACATAA